One genomic region from Patescibacteria group bacterium encodes:
- the ruvC gene encoding crossover junction endodeoxyribonuclease RuvC, with product MVILGIDPGFAITGFGLLKKQGVDLTHLSHGCIRTDKGENFCLRLKKLNQELNKLIKKHRPDCLAIEELFFCKNAKTALNVGQARGAIILAAINNNLPIYEYTPLEVKQALTGYGRADKNQVQQMVKIILKLKDIPRPDDAADALAVAFCCASSMGRKS from the coding sequence ATGGTTATTTTGGGCATTGACCCGGGGTTTGCCATTACCGGTTTTGGCTTGTTAAAAAAACAGGGAGTGGACTTAACTCACCTTAGCCACGGCTGTATCAGAACAGACAAAGGGGAAAATTTTTGTTTACGTTTAAAAAAGCTCAATCAGGAGTTGAATAAATTAATCAAAAAACACCGGCCGGATTGTTTGGCCATTGAAGAATTATTTTTTTGTAAAAATGCCAAAACGGCGCTGAATGTCGGACAGGCGCGTGGTGCGATAATTCTCGCGGCCATTAACAATAATTTGCCGATTTACGAATATACGCCGCTGGAAGTCAAACAGGCGTTGACGGGCTATGGCCGGGCTGACAAAAATCAGGTACAGCAGATGGTTAAAATCATTTTAAAATTAAAAGACATCCCCCGGCCGGACGATGCCGCCGACGCTTTAGCCGTGGCTTTTTGTTGCGCCAGCAGTATGGGGAGAAAAAGTTAA
- a CDS encoding YebC/PmpR family DNA-binding transcriptional regulator, whose product MSGHSKWHNIQQKKGVADKKRGALFSRLAKALTVAAREGGGDPSANFKLRLAVDKAKAANMPKDNIERAIQRGTGEIAGEQIEEIIYEGFGPAGMAIVAVVLTDNRNRTASSIKHLFSKHGGNLGSPNSVLWMFERKGVLRIKMDTVKMPREEFELKLIDLGADDIKEEEGFLAILVPPEKLQLIKESLEKEGLIVDYAEIEWVAKEKISPPPEERERLEQFFEALDEDEDVDNYYSNLKE is encoded by the coding sequence ATGTCCGGGCATTCTAAGTGGCACAATATCCAACAGAAAAAAGGCGTGGCCGACAAAAAACGCGGCGCGCTTTTTTCCCGTTTAGCCAAGGCCTTGACAGTAGCCGCCCGCGAAGGCGGCGGGGACCCGTCGGCTAATTTTAAATTGCGGTTGGCCGTGGACAAGGCCAAAGCCGCCAATATGCCCAAGGATAACATTGAACGGGCGATTCAGCGCGGCACGGGCGAAATCGCCGGAGAACAAATTGAGGAAATTATCTACGAAGGATTTGGTCCGGCCGGGATGGCGATTGTAGCCGTGGTTTTAACGGATAATCGCAATCGCACGGCCTCGTCAATCAAGCATCTTTTTTCCAAACACGGCGGCAATCTCGGTTCTCCGAACAGCGTCTTGTGGATGTTTGAAAGGAAGGGAGTTTTAAGAATCAAAATGGACACTGTTAAAATGCCCAGAGAAGAGTTTGAATTGAAACTCATTGATTTGGGGGCCGATGATATTAAGGAAGAGGAAGGATTTTTGGCGATATTAGTCCCGCCGGAAAAACTGCAACTTATTAAAGAGTCGCTGGAAAAAGAAGGATTGATTGTTGATTATGCTGAAATAGAATGGGTGGCCAAGGAAAAAATTTCCCCGCCGCCGGAAGAGCGGGAGCGTCTGGAGCAATTTTTTGAAGCGCTGGATGAAGACGAAGACGTTGATAATTATTATTCAAACCTAAAAGAATAA
- the rpoC gene encoding DNA-directed RNA polymerase subunit beta', translating to MIVDTLKSLDFNSIRLKLASPEEIHNWSYGEISRPETINYRTQKPEKGGLFAEEIFGPSKDWQCYCGKYKKIRYKGIICDKCGVEVTHSLVRRERMGHIDLASPVSHIWFLRGVPSRIGLVLDLSVQSLEKVVYFASFIITEVNEEIKAQTMEQLKQEFKSKGKILENDFERQANELRNKLQADKKNKESEKKITKELANVIEIKEKNQAELKEEFETAERELKELVPLKIISENDYQNLSLKYGHVFEASIGGEAMRYLLSKVDLGKTINILEKEILSASGAKKDRLIKRSRLLKSLQINKIRPEWMVLTTIPVIPPDLRPMVPLDGGRFATSDLNDLYRRVINRNNRLKRLLDLNAPEVIVRNEKRMLQEAVDALLDNSARQSKTVVASTGQKRQLKSIADILRGKQGRFRQNLLGKRTDYSGRSVIIVGPNLKLHQCGLPKKMALELFKPFIISQLIKNGVVHNIRSASRYIEAGHEDVWDILGDIVKDARVLLNRAPTLHRLGIQAFQPVLIEGKAIQVHPLVCPAFNADFDGDQMAVHVPLTEEAKVEAREIISADKNLLKPATGNPVVNPGKDISWGIYYITSYLDESAKPQKYFSSKDEAVMAYQLGKLPLREKIKVRVGGSAKKPGETVESSVGRLLFNDILPPKLGRVEEIIDTKKLAKLVRLCLEYYGLEKTVEFLDKIKELGFYHATLAGYSWGMDDLPTISKKQDLVKEGNQKVDEIETQYAEGLLTSAEKHVKIIEVWTEIKDRIVKECRSSLNPQGPVFSMVESGSRGSWGQLTQMIGMKGLVSSPSGEIIELPVKANFKEGFGVLEYFISTHGARKGLSDTALRTANAGYLTRRLVDVAQDVIVNKEDCGDKEGVVITKEESEEIGEPLVDRIAGRFVLDDVVNPKNNKVIVPKGEAITEAHARELAKLDIDKVRVRSVLTCKIHKGVCAKCYGYDLGHNKLVELGTPVGIIAAQSIGEPGTQLTMRTFHTGGVAGQDITQGLPRVEELFEARSPKKKALLAEVDGDVTIEEADRTIEDTSGKMVVKSIHGQKTLKISYEEMEEDDYKVPAGAEVAVKEGQFVDKGNIVFIRKDHTEEIRAKRPGMVKINKNKISVVTTAKKIREYIIPPGYGLFVKNGDKVKKGDQLTEGDLDLHQLFVLRGKEDVKKYLVKEIQHIYSSQGQKLNDKHIEVIIRQLFSRVIVRDTGDTDLLPGEVIEKNQFEKANEAAKKNGGKEAKAEELFLGITKVSLSTESFLSAASFQETARVLIEAAITGKVDRLEGLKENVIIGRVIPAGTGFKKK from the coding sequence ATGATAGTAGATACATTAAAATCTCTTGACTTTAATTCCATAAGATTAAAACTGGCTTCCCCGGAGGAGATCCATAATTGGTCTTACGGCGAAATAAGCCGTCCAGAAACCATTAATTACCGCACGCAAAAACCGGAGAAAGGCGGTTTATTCGCCGAGGAAATTTTCGGGCCAAGCAAGGATTGGCAGTGCTATTGCGGCAAATACAAAAAAATAAGATATAAAGGAATTATTTGTGATAAGTGCGGCGTGGAAGTCACGCATTCTTTAGTGCGCCGCGAACGCATGGGCCACATTGATTTGGCCTCCCCGGTTTCGCACATTTGGTTTTTGCGCGGCGTGCCCTCGCGCATTGGTTTAGTTTTAGATTTATCGGTTCAGTCGCTGGAAAAAGTGGTTTATTTCGCCAGCTTTATTATTACGGAGGTCAATGAGGAAATTAAAGCGCAAACCATGGAACAGTTGAAGCAGGAATTTAAAAGCAAGGGGAAGATATTAGAAAACGATTTTGAAAGGCAAGCCAATGAGTTGCGCAATAAATTACAAGCCGACAAAAAAAATAAAGAGTCGGAAAAAAAGATAACCAAAGAACTCGCCAACGTAATTGAAATAAAAGAAAAAAACCAGGCAGAGTTAAAAGAGGAGTTTGAAACGGCGGAGCGGGAACTGAAAGAATTGGTTCCGTTAAAAATTATTTCCGAAAATGATTATCAAAATTTGTCTTTAAAATATGGTCATGTTTTTGAAGCGAGTATCGGCGGCGAAGCAATGCGTTATTTATTAAGTAAGGTTGATTTAGGGAAAACTATTAATATTTTAGAAAAAGAAATTTTATCCGCCTCCGGCGCTAAAAAAGACCGGCTGATTAAACGTTCGCGCTTGCTCAAAAGTTTACAGATTAATAAAATTCGTCCCGAATGGATGGTGCTCACCACTATCCCCGTTATTCCGCCGGATTTAAGGCCCATGGTGCCATTGGATGGCGGTAGATTTGCTACCTCCGATTTGAATGATTTGTATCGCCGCGTGATTAACCGCAACAATCGTTTAAAAAGATTGTTGGATTTAAACGCTCCGGAAGTGATTGTTCGCAACGAAAAAAGAATGCTGCAGGAAGCGGTAGACGCTTTACTTGATAACAGCGCCCGCCAAAGCAAAACCGTGGTGGCTTCCACTGGTCAGAAGCGACAACTAAAATCCATCGCCGATATTTTGCGCGGCAAGCAGGGACGTTTCCGCCAGAATTTACTGGGCAAGCGCACGGACTATTCCGGACGCAGCGTGATTATCGTCGGTCCAAATCTCAAACTGCATCAATGTGGTTTACCCAAGAAAATGGCTTTGGAATTATTTAAACCTTTTATTATCAGCCAGCTTATTAAAAACGGCGTGGTGCACAATATCCGTTCCGCTTCGCGTTACATTGAAGCCGGCCACGAAGATGTCTGGGACATTTTAGGCGATATAGTAAAGGACGCGCGAGTTTTACTTAACCGCGCGCCGACTCTGCATCGTTTGGGTATTCAGGCCTTTCAGCCGGTGCTGATTGAAGGCAAGGCCATCCAGGTGCATCCTTTGGTTTGTCCGGCTTTTAATGCCGACTTTGACGGAGACCAAATGGCCGTCCATGTTCCTCTGACCGAAGAAGCCAAGGTGGAAGCCAGAGAAATAATTTCCGCCGATAAAAATCTTTTAAAACCCGCCACCGGCAATCCGGTGGTCAATCCCGGCAAAGATATCAGCTGGGGGATTTATTACATAACTTCTTATTTGGACGAATCGGCCAAACCGCAAAAGTATTTTTCGTCAAAAGATGAGGCCGTGATGGCTTACCAATTAGGCAAACTTCCGCTTAGAGAAAAAATAAAAGTAAGAGTCGGCGGTTCCGCGAAGAAACCCGGAGAAACCGTGGAATCCTCGGTGGGCCGGTTGTTGTTTAACGATATCTTGCCGCCCAAGTTGGGTCGCGTGGAGGAAATTATTGATACTAAAAAATTAGCCAAGCTGGTCAGGTTGTGTCTGGAATATTATGGGCTGGAAAAAACAGTGGAATTTTTGGATAAGATTAAAGAGCTTGGTTTTTATCATGCAACTTTAGCCGGCTACTCTTGGGGCATGGATGATTTGCCGACGATTTCAAAAAAGCAGGATTTGGTGAAAGAGGGCAACCAAAAAGTTGACGAAATAGAAACGCAATATGCCGAAGGTCTTTTGACTTCCGCTGAAAAGCACGTGAAAATTATTGAGGTTTGGACGGAAATAAAAGACCGCATTGTAAAAGAATGCCGTTCTTCCCTTAATCCCCAAGGCCCGGTATTTTCTATGGTGGAATCCGGCTCCCGCGGTTCGTGGGGCCAGCTGACGCAGATGATTGGCATGAAGGGTTTAGTGAGCAGCCCCTCGGGAGAAATTATTGAATTGCCGGTTAAAGCTAATTTTAAAGAAGGATTCGGCGTCTTGGAATATTTTATTTCCACTCACGGCGCTCGCAAAGGCCTTTCCGATACCGCTCTGCGCACGGCCAACGCCGGTTATCTCACTCGTCGTTTGGTTGATGTTGCCCAGGATGTGATTGTTAATAAAGAGGATTGCGGCGACAAAGAGGGTGTGGTTATTACCAAGGAAGAGAGCGAAGAAATCGGGGAGCCGTTGGTTGACCGCATTGCCGGCAGGTTTGTTTTGGACGACGTTGTTAATCCTAAAAATAATAAAGTGATAGTGCCGAAAGGAGAAGCCATTACCGAAGCGCACGCGAGAGAGCTGGCTAAATTGGATATTGATAAAGTAAGGGTGCGTTCGGTCTTGACCTGTAAGATACACAAGGGGGTTTGCGCTAAATGTTATGGTTATGATTTAGGTCATAATAAACTCGTGGAATTAGGAACTCCGGTGGGAATCATCGCCGCCCAGTCAATCGGTGAGCCGGGCACCCAGCTTACTATGAGAACTTTCCATACCGGTGGTGTGGCCGGTCAAGACATTACCCAGGGGTTGCCGCGCGTTGAAGAATTATTTGAGGCGCGTTCGCCGAAGAAGAAAGCCCTGCTGGCTGAAGTTGACGGTGATGTCACAATTGAAGAAGCGGACCGCACGATTGAGGATACTTCGGGGAAAATGGTGGTAAAAAGCATTCATGGCCAGAAAACTTTGAAAATTTCTTACGAAGAGATGGAAGAAGATGATTATAAAGTTCCTGCCGGCGCCGAGGTGGCTGTCAAAGAAGGCCAGTTTGTTGATAAGGGGAATATCGTTTTCATCCGCAAAGACCATACGGAAGAAATCCGCGCCAAGCGGCCGGGGATGGTTAAAATAAATAAAAATAAAATCTCCGTCGTCACCACTGCCAAAAAAATAAGGGAGTATATTATTCCCCCGGGCTATGGCTTGTTTGTCAAAAATGGTGATAAAGTAAAAAAGGGCGACCAGCTTACCGAAGGAGATTTGGATTTACATCAACTTTTTGTTCTTCGCGGCAAAGAAGATGTCAAAAAATATTTAGTCAAAGAGATTCAGCATATTTATTCTTCACAGGGCCAAAAATTGAATGATAAGCACATTGAAGTGATTATCAGGCAATTATTTTCCCGCGTTATCGTGAGGGATACCGGCGACACCGATTTATTGCCCGGAGAAGTAATAGAAAAAAATCAATTTGAGAAAGCTAACGAGGCGGCCAAAAAGAATGGCGGTAAAGAAGCCAAGGCCGAGGAATTATTTTTGGGCATTACCAAAGTTTCTCTCTCCACGGAAAGCTTCTTGTCAGCCGCTTCTTTTCAGGAAACCGCCCGCGTGCTTATTGAGGCCGCTATCACCGGCAAAGTGGACCGCCTGGAAGGGCTGAAAGAAAACGTGATTATCGGCCGCGTTATTCCGGCTGGTACGGGGTTTAAGAAGAAATAA
- a CDS encoding DNA-directed RNA polymerase subunit beta yields the protein MNDGKYVLTENGRVAFSYIKDAMPLPDLVCIQKDSYRWFFKEGVKELFEEVSPITDFTKRDLELNFVDYYLDEPKFDEVTSREKNVTYEAPLRVKVQLVNNRTGKKVNQEIYLGDFPLMTSRGTFIINGIERSVVSQIIRSAGVFFSSEFAKGRRYYGAKIIPNRGAWLEIETDQNGVLWVKIDRKRKVAITSLLRAFGWSSNEEIINLFTDVDTDPEHSYIKATLDKDAAKNEADGLIEVYKRIRPGDLATADNAKQLIYSMFFRFDRYDFGRVGRYKLNIRFNEKLPINKETRILRKEDLISIIKEVIRLNVTQSDSDDIDHLGNRRIRAVGELVQNRFRIGLARMERIIKDRMSTLDVTSLTPARLINARPLISAVKEFFMSSQLSQFMDQTNPLSELEHKRRLSAMGPGGLSRERAGFDVRDVHRTHYGRICPIATPEGPNIGLVGHLASYARVNEFGFIETPFCKIIHDPANKPELISGEILREDIKNPKSGEVLAKAGELITEKLAKEISETGLPTIPLKPRVTKEIIYLDAFSGERFISTAATTTIDEKGYFIKDRAEVRKFGEPTVEHVSEIDLMDVSPKQIVSIATALIPFLEHDDAVRALMGTNMQRQAVPCIKPEAPLVGTGVEGRAAKDSGHAIVAEDSGEITAASAGQIQLQTKKGEIKNYYLNKFIRSNASTCINQHPTVVKGQKVSKGDLLSDGPAIDKGELALGQNILVAFMSWEGYNYEDAIIISERLVQKDRFSSIHIENYQIDVRDTKLGPEVVTSDIPNISEEKFKNLDANGIVRIGAEVTSGDILVGKITPKGETELSAEEKLLRAIFGEKARDVRDSSLYLEHGEHGKVVDIKMFSQENGDKLPPGVIKSIQVAVADMRKLQRGDKMAGRHGNKGVISKIVPVEDMPHLEDGTPVDIILSPLGVVSRMNIGQILETHLGMAAHKLGYKVVTPVFDGISEEKIKEELRKAEFPESGQVTLYDGRTGYPFENPVTVGYIYMLKLNHMVEDKIHQRSIGPYSLITQQPLGGKAQFGGQRFGEMEVWALEAYGASHTLQEILTIKSDDVPGRSKAYESIIKGEPIRKINIPESFNVLVRELKGLCLDVELLRDGQKIKGIDKGEERNPYDKK from the coding sequence ATGAACGACGGCAAATACGTTTTAACTGAAAACGGCAGAGTGGCCTTTAGTTATATTAAAGACGCGATGCCCCTCCCTGACCTCGTTTGTATTCAAAAAGATTCTTATCGCTGGTTTTTTAAAGAAGGAGTCAAGGAACTTTTTGAAGAAGTTTCTCCTATCACCGATTTTACCAAAAGAGATTTGGAACTGAATTTCGTGGATTATTATTTAGACGAACCAAAATTTGACGAAGTGACCAGCCGCGAAAAAAATGTCACCTATGAAGCGCCGTTGAGAGTCAAGGTGCAACTCGTCAATAATCGCACCGGCAAAAAAGTTAATCAGGAAATATATTTGGGTGATTTTCCTCTGATGACCAGCCGCGGGACTTTTATTATTAACGGCATTGAGCGGTCGGTCGTTTCCCAGATTATCCGTTCGGCCGGCGTTTTCTTTTCTTCGGAATTTGCCAAGGGCCGTCGTTATTACGGAGCAAAAATTATTCCGAACCGCGGGGCTTGGCTGGAAATAGAGACAGACCAAAACGGCGTGTTGTGGGTGAAGATAGACCGCAAAAGAAAAGTGGCCATAACTTCTCTTTTGCGCGCTTTCGGCTGGTCCAGCAACGAAGAAATAATTAATCTTTTTACTGATGTGGATACTGACCCGGAGCATAGTTATATCAAGGCCACGCTGGATAAGGACGCGGCCAAAAACGAAGCCGACGGGCTTATTGAAGTTTATAAAAGAATCAGGCCGGGGGATTTGGCCACGGCTGACAACGCCAAACAGCTTATCTACTCCATGTTTTTCCGTTTTGACCGTTATGATTTTGGCCGAGTCGGACGTTATAAATTAAATATCCGTTTTAACGAGAAGCTGCCGATTAATAAAGAAACGAGAATTTTAAGAAAAGAAGACCTCATCAGTATTATCAAAGAAGTTATCAGATTGAATGTCACGCAATCCGATTCGGACGATATTGACCATTTGGGGAATCGCCGCATCCGCGCGGTCGGCGAGTTGGTGCAGAATCGTTTTCGCATTGGTTTGGCGCGCATGGAAAGAATTATCAAAGACAGAATGAGCACGCTGGATGTCACTTCGCTCACGCCGGCGCGTTTAATTAACGCCCGTCCGCTCATCAGCGCGGTCAAAGAATTTTTTATGTCTTCCCAGCTTTCCCAGTTTATGGATCAGACCAACCCTTTGTCCGAGCTGGAACACAAGCGCCGCCTTTCCGCCATGGGTCCGGGGGGACTTTCCCGCGAAAGGGCCGGTTTTGACGTGCGCGACGTGCACCGCACTCACTACGGCAGAATTTGCCCGATTGCCACTCCCGAAGGACCGAATATCGGTTTGGTCGGGCACTTGGCTTCTTATGCGCGAGTCAACGAATTTGGTTTTATTGAAACTCCCTTTTGTAAGATTATCCATGACCCGGCCAATAAGCCGGAATTAATTAGTGGAGAAATTTTAAGGGAAGATATTAAAAATCCGAAAAGCGGGGAAGTTTTAGCCAAAGCCGGTGAACTCATCACTGAAAAGTTAGCCAAAGAAATCAGCGAAACAGGGTTGCCAACCATACCGCTTAAGCCGCGAGTGACCAAAGAAATTATTTATTTGGACGCTTTCAGCGGGGAAAGATTTATTTCCACTGCCGCCACCACGACCATAGACGAAAAGGGATATTTTATTAAAGACAGGGCTGAAGTCAGAAAATTCGGCGAGCCGACGGTAGAACATGTTTCGGAAATTGATTTGATGGATGTTTCTCCAAAACAAATCGTCAGCATTGCCACTGCTCTTATTCCTTTTTTGGAACACGATGACGCGGTCAGAGCTCTGATGGGAACGAATATGCAACGTCAGGCGGTGCCTTGCATTAAACCCGAGGCTCCGTTGGTGGGTACCGGCGTGGAAGGCCGAGCCGCCAAGGATTCCGGACACGCCATTGTGGCGGAAGACAGCGGAGAAATTACGGCGGCCAGCGCGGGTCAGATACAACTGCAGACCAAAAAAGGCGAAATAAAAAATTATTACTTAAATAAGTTTATCCGTTCCAACGCTTCCACTTGCATTAACCAGCATCCGACGGTCGTCAAGGGACAAAAAGTATCTAAGGGGGATTTATTATCTGACGGACCGGCGATAGACAAGGGAGAACTGGCGCTCGGGCAGAATATACTCGTGGCCTTTATGTCCTGGGAAGGATACAACTATGAAGACGCCATAATTATTTCCGAGAGATTAGTCCAGAAAGACCGCTTTTCCTCAATCCATATTGAAAATTATCAGATTGACGTTCGCGATACCAAACTCGGACCCGAGGTGGTGACCTCGGATATTCCCAATATCAGCGAAGAGAAATTTAAAAATCTGGATGCTAATGGCATTGTGCGCATCGGCGCCGAAGTTACTTCCGGAGATATTTTAGTCGGTAAAATTACGCCCAAAGGAGAAACCGAGTTATCAGCCGAAGAAAAATTATTGCGCGCTATTTTCGGGGAGAAAGCCCGCGATGTCCGCGACAGTTCTTTGTATTTGGAGCATGGTGAGCACGGTAAAGTGGTGGATATCAAAATGTTTTCTCAAGAAAACGGGGACAAGCTTCCGCCGGGAGTTATTAAATCCATTCAGGTGGCGGTGGCGGATATGCGCAAATTGCAAAGAGGAGATAAGATGGCCGGCCGTCATGGCAATAAGGGCGTGATTTCCAAAATTGTACCGGTGGAAGATATGCCTCACCTTGAGGACGGCACACCCGTAGATATTATTTTAAGTCCTTTGGGCGTGGTTTCTCGTATGAATATCGGACAAATTTTAGAAACGCATTTAGGCATGGCCGCCCATAAACTTGGTTATAAGGTAGTGACGCCGGTTTTTGACGGCATCTCCGAAGAAAAAATAAAGGAAGAGCTGCGCAAAGCGGAATTTCCGGAAAGCGGCCAGGTTACTTTATATGACGGGCGGACGGGTTATCCTTTTGAAAATCCGGTGACCGTTGGTTATATTTACATGCTCAAGCTGAACCATATGGTTGAAGATAAAATTCACCAGCGTTCCATCGGCCCTTACTCGCTTATTACCCAGCAGCCGCTGGGCGGCAAGGCGCAATTCGGCGGCCAGCGTTTTGGTGAAATGGAAGTTTGGGCGCTGGAGGCCTATGGCGCTTCCCATACTTTGCAGGAAATTTTAACCATAAAATCAGATGATGTGCCGGGACGTTCCAAGGCCTACGAGTCCATTATTAAAGGCGAGCCGATTAGAAAAATCAACATTCCGGAATCTTTTAATGTTTTGGTCCGCGAGCTCAAGGGTCTGTGTTTAGATGTTGAGCTTTTAAGGGATGGCCAGAAAATCAAAGGGATAGACAAGGGAGAAGAAAGAAATCCTTACGATAAAAAATAA
- a CDS encoding DNA translocase FtsK 4TM domain-containing protein — MRRKNKKTNGNEPLIKRWDWELDPEAKRQILVIIFFAAAGLSILSLFDIAGSAGKFITHILGMAFGWADFFFSIILIILGYVLLFPSRYDLRRVNYLGLFLFILSVTGLMHLSVPLEQATDIIPAGKGGGYIGLFSSYPLQKIMGFWATLIVLAALLVISFLTMFNTTLSRILSPGALIGSKLKSIPDRFRSDEEAEEEIEEERDEEIDEKTEREKFSKKPLWPNASRPLLEPQPPAKIRKKIDLPIDLLDNKPSKPTSGDIEVGKILIQKTLENFGIPVEMGGVSVGPTITQYTLKPSEGIKLSRITTLHNDLALALAAHPIRIEAPIPGKSLVGIEVPNQKVAIVNLRENLESAEFKKRASNLTIILGKDVAGKTWIADIGRMPHLLVAGATGSGKSVCLNTIIISLLYQNGPEDLKFILVDPKRVELPVYNGIPHLLTPVITDVTKTVNALRWAILEMDRRLELLSKTQKRNIDFYNTAHPSEKLPYILIVIDELADLMVSAGHEVEGAIVRLAQMARAVGIHLILATQRPSVDIITGLIKANIPARIAFSVASLVDSRTILDTSGAEKLLGRGDMLYTSAELTLSKRIQGAFVSDEEIKRVIDFLKRDSDGPDYNSEIIAKPKITTTAFDFSPDGDDGDELLGEAKEVISQAGKASASLLQRRLKVGYARAARILDLLEEQGFIGPADGAKPREILINESSDANMGETEEEDSGEGEYPEENGDGEEIEDEEETEEKE; from the coding sequence ATGCGGCGGAAAAATAAAAAAACAAACGGTAATGAACCGTTAATCAAAAGGTGGGATTGGGAACTGGACCCGGAAGCCAAAAGGCAAATTCTGGTAATTATTTTCTTTGCCGCGGCGGGCTTAAGCATTTTAAGTTTATTTGACATTGCCGGGTCGGCGGGAAAATTTATCACGCATATTTTAGGCATGGCTTTCGGCTGGGCGGATTTTTTCTTCTCGATAATTTTAATAATTCTCGGTTATGTTTTGCTTTTCCCCAGCCGTTACGATTTGCGCCGGGTTAATTACCTGGGGCTTTTTTTATTTATTTTAAGCGTCACGGGGTTAATGCATCTTTCTGTCCCCTTGGAACAGGCGACGGACATAATTCCCGCGGGCAAAGGCGGCGGATATATCGGATTATTTTCCAGCTACCCGCTGCAAAAAATTATGGGATTTTGGGCTACGCTCATTGTTCTCGCGGCGTTGCTGGTTATTTCTTTTCTCACGATGTTTAATACCACCCTTTCCCGCATTTTGTCTCCCGGCGCGCTAATCGGGTCAAAATTAAAATCAATTCCGGACCGATTTAGAAGTGACGAAGAAGCCGAAGAGGAAATAGAGGAAGAAAGGGACGAAGAGATTGACGAAAAGACGGAAAGAGAAAAATTTTCTAAAAAACCGCTCTGGCCGAATGCCTCCCGGCCCCTGCTGGAACCGCAACCCCCGGCCAAAATCAGAAAAAAAATTGACCTGCCCATAGACCTGCTTGATAACAAACCCAGCAAACCGACTTCCGGCGATATTGAAGTTGGCAAAATTCTTATCCAAAAAACTTTGGAAAATTTCGGCATACCGGTGGAAATGGGCGGCGTCAGCGTCGGGCCGACGATAACCCAATATACTCTCAAGCCGTCGGAGGGAATCAAACTTTCGCGCATCACCACTCTACATAATGATTTGGCCTTGGCTTTGGCCGCGCATCCCATTCGCATTGAGGCGCCGATACCGGGTAAATCGCTGGTGGGCATTGAAGTGCCAAACCAAAAAGTCGCTATCGTTAATTTGCGGGAAAATTTGGAATCGGCCGAATTTAAAAAACGCGCCTCTAATTTAACAATCATTCTCGGCAAGGATGTGGCGGGGAAGACATGGATAGCGGATATCGGCAGAATGCCGCACCTGCTGGTCGCCGGCGCGACCGGTTCCGGCAAAAGTGTCTGCCTCAACACCATCATTATCAGTTTACTCTATCAAAACGGACCGGAAGATTTAAAATTTATTTTAGTGGACCCCAAGAGAGTGGAACTGCCGGTTTATAACGGCATTCCCCATCTGCTGACGCCGGTAATTACCGACGTCACTAAAACGGTCAACGCTTTGAGATGGGCGATTCTGGAAATGGACCGCCGGCTGGAACTGCTTTCTAAAACTCAAAAAAGAAATATTGATTTTTATAATACCGCTCATCCGTCAGAAAAACTTCCTTACATTTTAATAGTCATTGATGAGCTGGCTGACCTGATGGTGTCCGCCGGCCACGAAGTTGAGGGCGCCATTGTCCGGCTGGCGCAAATGGCCAGAGCAGTCGGCATTCATTTAATACTCGCCACCCAGCGGCCGTCGGTGGACATTATTACCGGACTGATCAAAGCTAACATCCCCGCGCGCATCGCTTTCAGCGTCGCCTCGCTGGTTGATTCCCGGACGATTTTGGACACTTCCGGCGCGGAAAAACTTTTAGGCAGAGGGGACATGCTTTACACTTCAGCTGAACTCACTTTATCCAAAAGAATCCAGGGGGCTTTTGTTTCCGATGAAGAAATAAAAAGAGTCATTGATTTCTTAAAGCGGGACAGCGACGGTCCGGATTATAATTCTGAAATTATTGCCAAACCAAAAATCACCACCACCGCTTTTGATTTTTCTCCGGATGGGGACGACGGCGACGAACTCTTAGGCGAAGCCAAAGAAGTCATTTCACAGGCGGGCAAGGCCTCGGCCTCTTTGCTCCAGCGCCGGCTGAAAGTCGGCTATGCGCGGGCGGCGAGAATTTTGGACTTGCTGGAAGAACAAGGATTTATCGGGCCGGCTGACGGAGCTAAACCACGGGAAATCTTGATAAACGAAAGCTCTGATGCTAATATGGGTGAAACCGAAGAAGAGGATAGCGGCGAGGGTGAATATCCTGAGGAAAATGGGGATGGCGAAGAAATTGAAGACGAAGAAGAAACCGAAGAAAAAGAATAA